Sequence from the Rhodanobacteraceae bacterium genome:
GCAGGTCAACGGCCTTATTCTGACTCCTGGTCAGGGCTCAACTCGACCAGCGCGCTCGCCGATCGCAGGTCTGCGCTAATGCTCCGGTAGCCTGGCACTTCCAGTTCGAGGCTGGACTCAGTAACGCCGTTGAGGTGGATCTGGCCTTGGGGGTCGGTATCAATGGCGGAGGCGGGCAGGCCGCGGACGGGGCCGCGCAGGGAGACTGGGGCGCGCGCCAGGGGGACTCCGGCGCTGAAGACGGTGATGGTGACCGGGCGGCCGGGATCGGGGATCAGGCTGACTGGGTAGCGACCGCTGGCAGACTGAGTCTGGCTAGGCGTGGAATAGAGCAGAGACCACGGTGCTTGCAGGGCCACCAGTCGGTAGCGGCCCGGCTCCTGCAGGGATGCGGCTATGCCGTCGGCGATCGGGATGAAACGGTCAGCGGCAACGTCTGTCCATGCCCCGGACTGTTCGCGCTGGAGCACGAAGATGGGAAATGGATGGTTGCGCTGGGGGATCTTGGGAATTGCCAGTGTGCCGGTGCGGACCATCAGCCATTGCAGGGGTCGCAGTTCGATCGTCTTGTGGATCTGCCGGGACCTGAGGTTTGCGGGGGGCTCGGCGTCGGGTCTGAACTCGATGGATCTTTGATCGGGCCATCTGGGCAGCTCGTCGCTGGTCACTGGCATTTGCAGGTTGAATCGCTGAATCTTCTGGCGGTCGACGCCCTTGAAGCTCACGCTGCCGCGGGCATTGGTGGTGCGGGTCTGGTCGATCTTGCCGCCAAACCAGGTGACTTCGATATCGGGTATGGGTTGGCCCGAGCCTTCGACCACGAAATCCAGCTGCAGCTGCACCGACACGGCTTGCGCGACGGTCTGCTTGACGGGGTCGAAGCGCAATTCGGTGATGGTCCCGGCGCGAAGATCCGCGGGCAAGCGCTCGGCCTCGATGCCGTCGATCTCGAGAATGACGTCCAGTGGGCCTGGCGGCAGTGGCGCAAGGACGGCGCCGGGCACCACAGCTACCGAGCTATCGTCATAGGCGCCCAACAGCTGCGGCGCCTCACGCGCCATCAGCGATTGCCATTCGGCGCTGGCATCAAGGTCTGCCGTGCGGCGCAGCAGCACTCGGACGTCGGCATCGGGCGCGGGTTGGTGGACAATGCGCAAGCCCGCAGCCACGGTGGGAGTCACATTGACGGGATAGGCGTCGGCGCTGAAGGTGGCCAGATAAAAGTGCAGGGGGCTGGCTGATCGAGCCTGCAGCTCGTAACGATCAGCAGCTGGGATGGTGATTGGACCCACACGCACACTGCCGTCTGCGAGCCGCTCGGCCGGCAAGTCCAGCCAGCGTACGACGGTCGCGAGTTCGGCATAACTGGCTGGGCCCGCGCCTTCGGAACCGCCGTCCTTCCACGCTTGCCAGGTGCGGGCTTCGTCCGCTGAAACGTAGGCCAGACCCAGGCGCACCGAGTCGCTGCTGGCACCGATTGAGCCATCGGGCAACAGCAGGGTCTCAAAGCGAATCAGTTCCCGGGCCGGATTCGAGTCCACCGAGGAGGCGGTGTAGGGACCGAGCACGGCGTCGGCGGTGTGGATGGGCGTTGGCTGGTCTGCAGTGGCGACTGTGGTGACGGGCGTTGCAGGCGATGGGTCGCTCTCGTCTTGCAGATGCCAGACCATCAGGCTGACGAGCGCGATGGCGAGGGTGATCCAGAGTGCCTGGCGCATCAGGCGGAGGCACCGACCTGACGGACTCGGTATTCGCCAACTGCCGCGAGTGTCAGATTGCCGGTGTCTGAATTCATCGATCCTGCCGGGAAGCCGCTGCGCGGCACTCTCGGCCTGCTTTGATAATGGAAACCATGCGGAGCGGCGCACACGACCTTCCGGCCTTGCACCGCGGCTGCGTGCGGCAACCGCGGTGCACGGCGCTCGCTAGTCGGTATCGGCTGACGAATACAGCGACAGGAAGATCGGCGCGTGATCGGAAACATTGCGGAAGGCGCACATGTCGGCGATGTAATCGCGACCTGCACTCGAGAACTCGGTGACGTAGCTGCTCTGGAACCAGAAGTGGTCATAGGCGCTGGCGAAGGCGCAGCTGGTGTTGATCGAGGTCAGATCGTTGACCTTGTTGCTCACCGCCGGTGACTGGCCGATCAACGTGCTCCACCACGGAGAAGTGGCATCGCGGTTGTGATCGCCGAGCAGTATGACATCCTGATCGCTGCTGCTGCTCGACTGGATGGAACTGAAGACGGATGCGATCTGCTGAATCTCGGCCTGCCGTTCGGCGGTGGTGCCGAACACCGTGTGCCAATTGATGAAGGTGTAGTCGGCGCCGGTCTGGATATGTCGCAACTTGACGATCTGGGGCTCGCGTTCGAACTTGTCGCCGGTGTCGGTCCAGACCGAATGCGACAGGATCTGGACGCGATCGGTGCGGAAGAACACCGCGTAGCGCTCCTTGTAGCTGCTTCGGCCGATGGCAGCGGTCACGCGGTAATCCCAGGTGTAGCCGGTGACGCTGTTCAGGGCAGCAGCCAGACTGGCGGCTGCGGTGTCATACATCACTTCCTGGGCAAAGATCAGGTCGACACCATTGGATGCCGATGCGGTGGTGCCGAATTTGGTCCACGCCTGCGTGGCGTAGTCATTCCAGTCGGTTTGCCCGCTGTAACCGGCATGCAGCAGATTCCAGGAAACCACTCTCAGATAGGCGGCGGCAGACACCGTGCCCGACAACACCAGCAAACACGCCCCCAGCGTGATCCAGCGCAAGCTCTTCATGTCGTATCCCCATACGGCTCGAAGTGAGCTGGCGAAGCATGCGCTGCAGATGTGTCAGTCAAGTGAAAACATGTGTGCAACGGTGCACTGGTCGGCGATTGGTGTGCCTCGTGACAGGCCTCACGCCCATGGAAGCATGGTTCCGGAGGTTCCGCGGGCACACCGACCTGCTTCTTTTCGTAGGAGCGCCCTTGCGGCGCGACCGGCAGTGCCGAATTCCGACCGTTCTCGGTCGCGACGCGAGGTCGCTCCTACTCTGCATTTTTCGCGGCGCGAGCTCGCTCCTGCGCCGATTGAGCCCTGGCGCAAGCCCTCGCTCACATCACGTGTGGGAGTGCCTCGGCGATACCGGTAAGCAGGGCAATGGCGCTGTGGGTGTTGCTCCACTCGCGCGCCTCCGGCAGATGATGTCTGACTTCCTGGATGAGCGCGGTGGCTCGGGCGCTGGCTTCGTTGGCTTGAGCCGCGCTCAGCAGATGTCCGTTGGCGGCAGTGGCGTCACTGAGCAGCAACAAGGCCGTGCTGCGCATGGATGCACTGCGCCCGGTGGTGGCTTCCATCAGGTGCTCCATGGCTTCGTTGCGGGCGCGGATGGAACGCACCGGGTAACGGCGCTGGCCGAACAGCCAGTAGCTGCGGCGACTGCCTTCGTGCAAGAGTCCGCGAGTGATCAGGCTGTCGAGCAGTTGCAGACGCAGATCGCGCACCTCCCGGCCGATGGTGCGGATGGCATCGGCCGGATTGGCAGCCGGCGCCCGCCGCAAGGCATCGACAGACTGGCTGATCAGCCCATGGTAACTCGGCAACTCGTCGAAGATCTGCACGCCGTCTGGGTTCCAGCCTACCTGCTGGTGTACCGCCAGTTCCGCCAGCAGACAGGCCGCCAGAAAGGCCGGTCGCTGCAGGACTGCCAGACCTGGCAATGGCAGTCCGGAGCTCACATCCAGCGACAGCAGCAGAAAGTCCTCTCCGAGCAGCACAGATGATCCTCGACAGCGGTGTCAGGGCAGGGTGAGTCCTGCTCTCAGCGCTGGGAAGAATGCATCACCAGCCACAGCGTTGTCCTTCATTCTGCTGATCCAGCCAGGCTGACAGGGGTTGGAAATACTCAAGGATCGCGCTGGCATCCATCTGCTCACTACCGCTGAATTCCTTCATGGTCTGCTGCCAGGGCTGGCTGGCGCCGCGTTGCAGCAAGGCCCAGAAGCGTGCACCGGCTTCCTTGTTGTCGAAAATGGAACAATCGTACAGGGGGCCGTTGTCGCCTGCCGCGCGGCAGAGCTCACGCTGTATCTGGAACTGCAGGATATGCGCCAGAAAATAACGGGTGTAGGGCGTGTTGGCGGGTACGTGATATTTGGCGCCGGGATCGAAGCGGGTTTCATCCCTCGGCACCGGCGGCATCACGCCCTGGTAACGTTGCTTGAGCTCCCACCAGCTGCGATTGTAGTTTTCCGGCTTGATCGAGCCGTCGAACACGCCCCAACGCCACTGGTCGATGAGCTTGCCGAAGGGCAAGAAAGCAATCTTCTCCAGCGCCATCTTCATCTGGGCGTTGATGAGGGCTTCATTCGATTGTTTCGGGGCATCGATCAGGCCGATCCTGGCCAGATAGCCGGGCGTCAGCGACAGCACCACGGTATCGCCGATGGCCTCGTGAAAGCCGTCATGGGCGCCGGTCTGGAACAGCGGCGGCAGCTGCTGGTAGGCCAGGTAGTAATAGACATGACCGAGTTCGTGATAGATCGTGCGCAGATTCTCTTCGTCGGCCTCGATGCACATCTTGATTCGGACATCGCCTTTCATGTCGATGTCCCAGGCGCTGGCATGGCACTGCACGTCACGGTCGGCCGGCTTGGTCAGCATCGACTTCTGCCAGAAACTCTGCGGCAGCTCGGGCATGCCCAGCGAGGTGTAGAAACCCTCGGCCTGACGCGTGAGCTTGGCCGCGTCGTACTTCGCCTTCTGCAAGCCGCTGTTGACGTCCAGGCTGGCAACGCCGGGGTAGGGCTCGACCAGCGGATAGATGGCTGACCAGTCCTGTTGCCACATATTGCCGAGCACATGCCCGGGGATCGGGCCGGTCTTGGGCACTTCGGTATCACCGTAATGCTGGTTCAGCCGGGTGCGCACATAGCATTGCAGTGAGGTGTACAGCGGCTGCACCTGGCTCCACAGGCGCTCGGTTTCCAGCGAGAAATCCTCGGCCGACATGTCGTAGCCGCTGCGCCAGAGGTCGCCGGTGTCCTTGTATCCGTATTCCCGGGCGCCGTGATTCATCAGTTCGGCATAGCGCCGATAGTCGTCGCGCATGACCGCCGCGGTGTCGTGCCAATCGATCCAGGCCTGGCGAAGCGCGGCCGGGTCGCGGCTTTCCGCCAGCACCCGCGACAGTTCGATCAGATCGCGGCAGCTCTCCGGCTTGTCCGGATCGGGGCAGGACTTGGCAGAACCGTAGGCGGCCTCAAGGCGGGCGCCGATCGTGGTCAATTCGGCCTGCTCGGCAGCCGACGCCGGCGGCAACACCGTCTGGTTGAGCAAACGATCCAGCGACCGCTGGGTGCTGTTGTCCAGACGGGCATCGGTGTAGCGGCGGGCCTCGTCGAGCACCTTCGCCTGATAGGCCAGATCGCGCTGCTGGGCGCGCGCTGCCAGCAATTGGGTGTCGTCATTGATATAGGTGGCGGCCACCCAGCCGGCCGCACTGGATTCGCGCTGGCGCTCGAAGGCCTCGTCATTGATGCGCTGGACCATGGCTTTGGCCTCGCCGGCCAGCTTTTGCGCATCAGCGTCCGAGGGTGGAGCAGAGTTTGATTGCGCGCAGCCGCAAAGCAGTGCGATGCAGGCCGGAAGTGCCGTCCAGCGCCAATGATTCATGGTGACCTCCAGCGGACATCGATATGCAGCGGACCATGGACTCTAGCGGGGAAGAACGGGAAGGTCACGAAGGAGCAGGTCTCCGCAAGCGCATCAAAGGCCAGCAAACCATGGCCACTCGTGCATCGAATAGTGATACAAATCAGATGTATGGAGCTGATATCTGAAGTGACTTATCAGCTGCGTGTTCGAAGGTGCAACACTTCGGTACCTGCACGGTCATGGGAGTTTCCCGAAACGGGCACCACACTAGTGGCACGCTTGATGGCGCATCGGGTGCCGAATGATGGCGGCGTTCGCTGCCTTGCCTTCAAGCAGCGCTCCCGGGCGGAGACGCGGAAAAGCCCCGCTGAGCCGCTGCGCGGCGCAACGGGCTACGCGCTAAGTGATTACCCCCGCTTGGGACTCACCCACATGCTGATGTCGGCGCTGAACACCGTCTCGTTCTGGCGGTCCTTGATGACCACGCGGGCGATTTTCTCGGCCCCCTCGCTTAGTTCGCCGATATTGTCCAGTTGGGCCTCGGCGCGCATGGGTCCAAGCGCCTTCTTCAGGTAGCGCACGGTCATGCCCTTAGGAATCCAGCGCTGCTCGGCGGTCACCGCCGCGTCGGTGGCCAAACCACCGACGAATTCGGCCAGATTGCACAGGGCAATCGCATGCACGGTGCCGATATGGTTCTGCACGCTTCGACGTTGTTTGATCGAGGCGATCGCGTGTCCCGGTTCCAGCAATTCCAGCAGCGGCGAGATGCTGCTGAAATAGGGGGCCTGGAAGCAGATGGCGCGAGAGCACAGCCAGCGGCCGAAGCCGCTGTTGCCCCAGCGCCGGAACAGTCGCAGCGCCGCACTGCGAGCACCCGGGAGATGTTTGGGATTCTTCGCGGATTCGGCGCTCATCGGTACACCCTCAGGCAGCGCTGCGCAGATTGGCACGGGCACCGGCTTCGGTACGACGGCCGGCAACCAGATCGGCGGTGTCGAAATCATCGACGGCGATGATGTCGGCGGTGGCCGCGCGAGTACGTATCAGCAGATCTCGTTCGACCTCGGTGATGACGTTGTACTGCACGGCCTCGGCGAGTTGCGCCTCGGCATCCGGTGCGGTCAGCGTGCCCGCCTTGGCGGCCTTGGCCAGCTTGCGCTCGATCGGCTCGGCTTCGATGATCGATGCCAGCACGCTGTTCATCTGGCCGGCCGGGTTGTTGGCGGTGGGTGTCAGGTAGCAGAACTCGCCCAGTCGATCGCGGGCCTCGTTCGGGTACATCAGCAGGGTGGCGACGCGACGGCCCAGGCGGTCACCGGGCAAGGCTTCCAGACGCCCGATCGGGAACACCAGGGCCCGCAGCAGCCAGGCCGCCGGGCGCACCGGGAAATTGCGCAGCACGCCGTCCAGTGCCGCCTGGATGCGATGGATGCACTCGTGGAAGGCCCAGGCCAGGAAGGGACGGTCGAGTTCAGGACGGCCCTGATCTTCGAAGCGCTTGAGCATCGACGAAGCGATGTACAGATAGCTCAGCACATCGCCCAGCCGTGCCGAAATGCGCTCCTTCTGCTTGAGCTTGCCGCCGAGCAGCAGCATCGAGGTGTCGGCGACCAGCGCCAGCGCAGCGCTGTAGCGCGACAGCTTGCGGTAGTAGCGCTTGGTGTAGCTATCGCCCGGGGCAGTGCCGATGCGGCTGTGGGTCAAACCGTACAAGAACGCGCGGCAGGCATTGGACACCGCGAAACCGACATGCTTGAACAGCACGTTGTCGAACTCACTGATGCGCCGCTGCGGATCGGCCACGCTGGCCGCCTGCATCAGCTTGAGAACATAGGGATGGCAGCGTACCGCGCCCTGACCGAAGATGATCATGTTGCGGGTCAGGATGTTGGCGCCTTCCACAGTGATGCTGATCGGCGAACCCTGCCACTGACGCCCCAGATAGTTCTTCGGCCCGAGGATGATGGTCTTGCCGCCGTGGACATCCATGGCATCCTGGATGATCGAGCGACCCAGTTCGGTGGCGTGGTACTTGGCGATGGCCGAGGTGACGGCCGGCTTTTCACCCTGATCCACCGCGGCCGCGGTCATGCGGGAGACCGCGCTGACGGCGTAGGTCAGGCCGCCGATCCGCGCCAGCGCCTCTTCGATACCCTCGAAGCGCCCGATCGACATGCCGAACTGCTTGCGGATGCGGGCGTAGGCACCGGTGGCCAGCGCGGCCATGCGCACGCTGCCGGTGGAACCCGAGGGCAGCGAGATGGCGCGGCCCACCGACAGGCACTCGACCAGCATGCGCCAGCCCTGGCCAGCGTACTTGGTGCCGCCGATCAGCTGATCCAGCGGAACGAACATGTCCTTGCCACTCACCGGTCCGTTCTGGAAGGGAATGTTCAGCGGCAGATGGCGACGACCGACTTCCAGCCCCGGAGTGTTGCGCGGAACCAGCGCCAGCGAGATGCCGACGTCTTTCTTGTCACCCAGCAGGCCATCTGGGTCCAGCAGACGGAAGGCGAGGCCGATGACGCTGGCCACCGGCGCCAGAGTGATGTAACGCTTCTCGAAAGTCAGGCTGATGCCGAGCACTTCCTGACCATCGACGGTGCGCTTGCAGACCACGCCGTAGTCCGGAATCGAGGTCGCATCGGATCCGGCCCAGGGGTTGGTCAGGCCGAAGCAGGGAATCTCGCGGCCGTCGGCCAGGCGTGGCAGATAGTGCTTCTTCTGTTCGTCAGTGCCGTAATGCAGCAGCAGTTCAGCCGGGCCGAGTGAGTTCGGCACAGCCACGGTGGAACTGACCGTCGGGCTGATGCTGGAAAGCTTCTGGAGCACCACCGAATGGGCGTGCGCGGAGAAGCCAAGTCCACCGTATTCCTTGGGGATGATCATGCCGAAGAAGCGGTTGCGCTTCAGGAAATCCCACACCTGCGGCGACAGATCGTTGCGTTCGTGCGTGATTTCCCAATCGTTGATCAGTGCGCAGACTTCCTCGACCGGACCGTCCATGAAAGCCTTTTCTTCGCCGCTGAGCTGTGGCGCTGGCGCCTTGAGCAACTTGCTCCAGCGCGGGCGACCGGAGAACAGCTCTCCTTCCCAGCCCACGGTGCCGGCTTCCAGCGCTACCCTTTCGGTGTCGGAGAGCTGCGGCGCAATTCGCTGGTAGACATCCAGCATCGGCTGGCTCAGCAATTGCACTCGCAGCGGGCGGTAGTTCAGCACCACTGCAATGGCAGCGAACACCACCCAGGTCAGCCCCAGGGTCACCCAGGAGGCGCCGCTGTAGAGCGAGGCCAGTGTCAGGGCGGCGGCACTGGCCACGGTCCAGGTCTTGAGACCGGCACGGGTGAAGCCGCAGGCCAGACCGACCGCGATCAACGCGAGTAAGGGTAGGAATCCAGACATCACACTTCTCCTAGGGTGGAAACCTGCCGAGGCAACAGC
This genomic interval carries:
- a CDS encoding deoxyribonuclease I, which codes for MKSLRWITLGACLLVLSGTVSAAAYLRVVSWNLLHAGYSGQTDWNDYATQAWTKFGTTASASNGVDLIFAQEVMYDTAAASLAAALNSVTGYTWDYRVTAAIGRSSYKERYAVFFRTDRVQILSHSVWTDTGDKFEREPQIVKLRHIQTGADYTFINWHTVFGTTAERQAEIQQIASVFSSIQSSSSSDQDVILLGDHNRDATSPWWSTLIGQSPAVSNKVNDLTSINTSCAFASAYDHFWFQSSYVTEFSSAGRDYIADMCAFRNVSDHAPIFLSLYSSADTD
- a CDS encoding GPP34 family phosphoprotein, whose amino-acid sequence is MLLGEDFLLLSLDVSSGLPLPGLAVLQRPAFLAACLLAELAVHQQVGWNPDGVQIFDELPSYHGLISQSVDALRRAPAANPADAIRTIGREVRDLRLQLLDSLITRGLLHEGSRRSYWLFGQRRYPVRSIRARNEAMEHLMEATTGRSASMRSTALLLLSDATAANGHLLSAAQANEASARATALIQEVRHHLPEAREWSNTHSAIALLTGIAEALPHVM
- a CDS encoding M2 family metallopeptidase, which produces MNHWRWTALPACIALLCGCAQSNSAPPSDADAQKLAGEAKAMVQRINDEAFERQRESSAAGWVAATYINDDTQLLAARAQQRDLAYQAKVLDEARRYTDARLDNSTQRSLDRLLNQTVLPPASAAEQAELTTIGARLEAAYGSAKSCPDPDKPESCRDLIELSRVLAESRDPAALRQAWIDWHDTAAVMRDDYRRYAELMNHGAREYGYKDTGDLWRSGYDMSAEDFSLETERLWSQVQPLYTSLQCYVRTRLNQHYGDTEVPKTGPIPGHVLGNMWQQDWSAIYPLVEPYPGVASLDVNSGLQKAKYDAAKLTRQAEGFYTSLGMPELPQSFWQKSMLTKPADRDVQCHASAWDIDMKGDVRIKMCIEADEENLRTIYHELGHVYYYLAYQQLPPLFQTGAHDGFHEAIGDTVVLSLTPGYLARIGLIDAPKQSNEALINAQMKMALEKIAFLPFGKLIDQWRWGVFDGSIKPENYNRSWWELKQRYQGVMPPVPRDETRFDPGAKYHVPANTPYTRYFLAHILQFQIQRELCRAAGDNGPLYDCSIFDNKEAGARFWALLQRGASQPWQQTMKEFSGSEQMDASAILEYFQPLSAWLDQQNEGQRCGW
- a CDS encoding DUF4442 domain-containing protein; protein product: MSAESAKNPKHLPGARSAALRLFRRWGNSGFGRWLCSRAICFQAPYFSSISPLLELLEPGHAIASIKQRRSVQNHIGTVHAIALCNLAEFVGGLATDAAVTAEQRWIPKGMTVRYLKKALGPMRAEAQLDNIGELSEGAEKIARVVIKDRQNETVFSADISMWVSPKRG
- a CDS encoding acyl-CoA dehydrogenase, which gives rise to MSGFLPLLALIAVGLACGFTRAGLKTWTVASAAALTLASLYSGASWVTLGLTWVVFAAIAVVLNYRPLRVQLLSQPMLDVYQRIAPQLSDTERVALEAGTVGWEGELFSGRPRWSKLLKAPAPQLSGEEKAFMDGPVEEVCALINDWEITHERNDLSPQVWDFLKRNRFFGMIIPKEYGGLGFSAHAHSVVLQKLSSISPTVSSTVAVPNSLGPAELLLHYGTDEQKKHYLPRLADGREIPCFGLTNPWAGSDATSIPDYGVVCKRTVDGQEVLGISLTFEKRYITLAPVASVIGLAFRLLDPDGLLGDKKDVGISLALVPRNTPGLEVGRRHLPLNIPFQNGPVSGKDMFVPLDQLIGGTKYAGQGWRMLVECLSVGRAISLPSGSTGSVRMAALATGAYARIRKQFGMSIGRFEGIEEALARIGGLTYAVSAVSRMTAAAVDQGEKPAVTSAIAKYHATELGRSIIQDAMDVHGGKTIILGPKNYLGRQWQGSPISITVEGANILTRNMIIFGQGAVRCHPYVLKLMQAASVADPQRRISEFDNVLFKHVGFAVSNACRAFLYGLTHSRIGTAPGDSYTKRYYRKLSRYSAALALVADTSMLLLGGKLKQKERISARLGDVLSYLYIASSMLKRFEDQGRPELDRPFLAWAFHECIHRIQAALDGVLRNFPVRPAAWLLRALVFPIGRLEALPGDRLGRRVATLLMYPNEARDRLGEFCYLTPTANNPAGQMNSVLASIIEAEPIERKLAKAAKAGTLTAPDAEAQLAEAVQYNVITEVERDLLIRTRAATADIIAVDDFDTADLVAGRRTEAGARANLRSAA